From the Solanum stenotomum isolate F172 unplaced genomic scaffold, ASM1918654v1 scaffold23673, whole genome shotgun sequence genome, the window ATTGAAGTTACTAAAGCTAAGTTGTCCCTCTTAATTTTCTTTCGATCGAGGATTTTGGTCTAGTGGTAATATCATAAGAGTGTAGCATAAAATGTGTGGGTTAGATGCACGTCACGAGTTTAAACCCTACTCTAGACATACGTTTGGCATTTTGATGGAGAAGGGTATTAGAAAAGTGAGGCCATTATTCAATTCTGAAGTAAGTGAGACTTGTTCAAGTGGTTGAGCATCTCCACCATTAATCAGTAATCGAGTGAAAAGcaaacaacaaaatatcaattaacaaaaacaaaagaaacttTCTTATTACATACTTATAATGAGAATTTCTAATGAGAGAAATCTcaatcaataaaacaaaattcaCTATAACACCAATATAAGGTGCATGGAATttttaaacaataattaaacCAAACCTATGAAAATCATCTCACTctataaaaatcattttttttttaattctttctgTGAGAGATCTCACAAActactaatattattattttttcacttatgCCTAATAATTTAAAgcatatatgaaaattatagaattaaatgaaaaataattaaaactgagattaaattgataaatgtgtttattaattaattatttgtctttttcacTTTTTGTCTGATCCAATTCCAAGTGTGTTCTTCACTCCATCAACTGCACCTTGAGCCATATGGATCACTTGCTCTCCAGTCTGaataattacaataaaataaaataagagaattaTTAGACATAttatcaataattaaaaaaaaaagtgaaaagtcCTGAGTCtattaataactttttaaaattatttaacttatatatactgATAATCTAAAGCTCTTTTATactatctttatatttttattcgttatgtcagatagccttacttatctcatttttttttttatagatgaCATAATCTCAAATTAAACTGTCACCCTAATTTAGATGACGAAATAATGCTATATATATAGatcaataattactttatacaGATACATTTTAAATCTTAAACGTCCTTAACGAAATTTCGACTTTGTAGTGGTGATAAATATATTACCTGCTGAAGGAATCCAGGGTTGAGTTGATCTTTGCTTTCCTGAACAGATTGTTGAGCACTTTGGGTAGCATTGTCAGCCTTATCAGCCAATGAATGTGCTGTATTCTTTGCTGATTGTGCTAGTTGTTCGGTCTTAGCCTATTTCATTTGTTATtcgttaaatttaaattttgagatcgaaagaaaaaggaaaacgaTAATGGGAAATAAAAATTCACACTTAATTGTATGAAAAACTATATTGATACTATTAGACTTTAAGTCGATGTCCTAAAgagcaataacaataataattattacaaCTCCGATTTTGCACCACATGGGATCATGGCTCGATAGGTTATGTTACAATTGATATTACTAGATTATAAGTtttgataatataaaaataattttgatttgtaaCGAATATTTATTATAGTATTACCTGAGCTTGGCCGTGGTATTCACCGGCTTGTTGAGCATTTGAcattttgattattgattttgaagaatttatttttagtaaataattgtagaaaactttattttttgagCTTtggtatattatatattttttgaatatcttATAGGTTGATTAGACCTATTTATACAGTTTATTGGTTTATTTGATTGATGATCCATTTTTTTCTGCTTTGGACTTGGTTTTCTGTGGTTAATTAAAACAGACTTTGGTAATGACTCTAAATAgaacataaatttattatagtttAATTGTCAAACAAAAAAAGACAGTTCAAGACATTAAGTTCTCGTCATGCGTGAGAATCAGatcataaaaatttatttattgtacTTTGTATTTCTTAAGAGATTATTTTCACGATTCTTGATCAAACtgcattaattaaataaaaatatatattataattcaatctttgtttatattatatcaatgtgtgtatttttgaaaatttagtactctctccattttaatttatttattttaattatttcttaatctgttatatattttaaaattacgtaaaaatatataataaattataataattaacaaaataaaatatataaaaattcataattaagttatgttgtaaatatttttgctttaatttttaattattaaaattaaattatttaatttgatgtaAACATCGCATCTGATTAAGTGGTATCTCCCTACCCCCACCACACACCTTTTTCTTGTATTACTTCACGTGGAATTTTAACATACACTAGAATATTCAGACCTTCTCATCCACAatcaagcaaaacaaaaaaaaaaaaaaaaaaaaaaggagtgaTACTATTTATACGTAACTTTTATATGGTCCCAAATCATCTTATTGAACAATTGATTTATTATTCGACTTATTATTCCACTACAACTCTACTTTATATGCTGCATGTGGCGGTGATTgaacatgaaatttaagaaaataaaaaataacacatatttGAGCATTGAAAGTGTGTAATCGTGTATATGCATTtacgaaaaagaaatgaaaattcgTTAGTGGTTGAAcggtttttataattttgtgcaTAAGAGTCAtgtgaaataaaattaaaagttagCTACTATAAGTTGTCTTATTACTTTATAATGGAGATCCGTGtgaaacacttttttttttgacttctttgccACAAAATTTAGACAcgataaataacaaaaaaaataaaaattaatgtgaTGTGTGATGCTTAGACAGACGTACCATATTCTACAACAATCACTAACAAGGCGGATTTAggagtcgtttggtttgaattaaAGTTATGATTtgataagttatgatgaaataagttatgctaagattattttttattgagtatttggtttgttgtattcaaaataataaatcttaaGAACAACATATaagtttacaaaaatacccttcatggATGTGAAAAGTAATGTATAAAAAGAGTTTAAAGGGACATTTTTGTCATCTAGTCATTTTATCCCGGAATAAGTTATTCCGGGACTACTATATCACCCATGGgaaaggataacttatcccggtactaattattaatcccgagataagttatcccggacttgccaaccaaacaacaaattaagtggCACACTAATTTAATCCCAGAACTATTTTAAGttatccttcacaccaaacgaccccttatagTATAATGAGCGAGTGCATCTAGTAATTTCGGTTCAATATATTGTAAAACACGCTAAATTGATACAAGTAATGGATTTAAAGAATTGAAATTCTCAATCCGCGACTCTAATAACAAGAGACTTCACGAGCACGTGAAAACCTTATGGACATGACTACTTGCCATTACTAAAAGCAAAGTATAAAAAAAGTTTTGGAGTTTGTGCACGTATCATGTGCTAGAAGGAATGGGTTGACATTAAAAACTGTCATCCCAAAGTATGGGAGAGGAAGTAGATGGGAAAGTCTTGTAACAATCAATAATGTTAAATTTTTAACCGTCtctattaatttgaatttgcatTAGGTCTATGATAAGATGCttcttatcaaaatatatttgattctCGAGTTACTTTAggttaagaatgaagaaatatCAAATTATCAATCATTCAACAAACGaacgaaaaatcaagaatataCTATAGTGTGCTATCTGGATTCAAGAGTTGCATTTACTACTGAATTATGtatcatttcattaagacaTAATGTCTAACATTGAAAAAACTACACGATGGGCAGTTTTACAAACATATAAGAACGAAAACGAGCTATAAGATCCCAGTAACATGTTGAAAAACTTCATGTTAGCTAAAAGGATCAAAATTACAGTACTATTTGACAACCATTTGCCTAGTGCATGAGGGCTACTGCAGCTTCTTGCACTAATGGCTGAGTTATATGCACGAAATGCTCTGCCTCCCTCTCTACTTGTTCCCGGCATTTGTTTGTGtctttcccttctttcattttcttcacaAAGGCAACGAATCGCCTCCAGTTATCAGGATGGAATAGGTcaggattcatcctcaaataTGTAAACGCGCACATCTCTCTATCACCTGATTGATCGTTGATATTCAATGAAGATGCTTGAAGGATCTGTTCATGTGCATAATCATCGTATCGTGGCAATGCATTCTCCCCAGCAAGTGGAACTTGAGCTTCCTGAGTTGCTA encodes:
- the LOC125851272 gene encoding late embryogenesis abundant protein 1-like, producing MSNAQQAGEYHGQAQAKTEQLAQSAKNTAHSLADKADNATQSAQQSVQESKDQLNPGFLQQTGEQVIHMAQGAVDGVKNTLGIGSDKK